From the genome of Gammaproteobacteria bacterium:
GCCGCCTCGACGAAGTCGTGGCTCATGATCTCGCCGGCCAGCGGGCCGCTGCCGGGCAGCTTGCTGAGCGCGCAGTGGCGGATGAACGGCGCCACGCGGATCATCGCGTTGTGACCCCAGTAGTGGGATTCGCCGAGCTGCCAGAAATGCAGCCCGGCGGTGAACAGCGGTCCGTAGCAGCGCGTCGCGAACTGCTGGATGCGCGCATACAGCGTGTCGCGGCCCGAGGCCATCGGTGCGGTCTGGATGATGCCGGCGGTGGGATTGGCCTCCATCAGCTGCGCCAGGCGGTACAGACAATCGCCGGACATCACGCTGTCGGCGTCGAGGATCACCATGTACTTGTAGCCGCTGCCCCAGCGCCGGCACCAGTCGGCGACGTTGCCGCTCTTGCGCTTGATGCGGTGTTGGCGACGTCGGTAGAAGATGTGGCCGAAGCCGTCCACCTCCTCGCACAGCTTCATCCAGGCTTCGACCTCGGCGACGCGGACGTCGGCTTCGGAGCTGTCGCTGAGTACGTAGAAATCGAAGCGCGGCAGCTGGCCGGTGCGGCGCGTCGATTCGAAAGTGGCGCGCAGCCCCGCGAAGACGCGATGCACGTCCTCGTTGCAGATCGGCATCAGGATCGCGGTGCGCACGTTGTCGGCGACCGCGGCGTCGGGTTCTGCCGTCGCGGAAATCGCGTATTTGTCACGACCCGAAAGCAGTGCCCAGAAGCCCATCAGCGCGGTCCAGAAGCCGGCCGACACCCAGGCGAACAGGATTGCGTACAGGATCAGGATCGTCAGTTCCAGCGCGTCCTGACCGTGGTACGGCAGCACCGCGGTCATGAAATAGGTGCCGTAGATCGTCTGGCCAATCACCAGGCCCAGCAATAGCAAGCGACGGATGGTGCCGGTCACGGCCCAGGCCGGCAGCTTGGTTTCGGGTTTGCGTGCGTCGGTCTCGCCCGCGGCGAGACGGCGACGCTTGCCGAAGAAGCGGCTGCGTAGTCCGCGCCCGATTCGTACCAGAAGATTGCGTGACAGCGCTTCCGGTCGCATCGAGGCGCGACTCAGCGGCGGCGTGGTGATCAGGCGGAAGCGCCCCTGCAGGTCGCGAACCAGCGGTGCGCGCGGATGTTCTCCACGAATGCGCAGGGCAATCGAGCTTTCCGGGCCTTCGCTGCCGGCGAGACGGCGATGGGCTTCCTCGAAGGCGGCCGCCTGACCCTGTTGCTCGGCGACCTCGCGTAGCGATCGGCGCTGTGACTCATCCAGTGGCAGGCGGCCAAGGTAGGCATCGAAAGCCGCGCGGCTGGCGGCGGACACGCTCGGTCGGGATGCCGACTGGGGCTCGATCGACTCGGCTCCGGGAGGAGTGCTCATTGGGCGGGCAGCAGATAGCTCCAGGTTTCGGAGAGCGGTTTGTCGCCATCACGCAGCGCCGCGCGCATCTCCACCGGCTTGCCGGAATCCTTGACGCGGTAGCGCAGGTTCAGCCGCCAACCGCCCGTCGCCGGGTTGGGTTGCAACTGCTTCTCCATGAGTTCTCCGTTGTCATTGATCCAGACCGGAGCATCGATTTTGGCAGCTTGAGCCAGATTTGCCAGCGGTCCGCCCACAAAATCCACGACCATGCGCAGCGAGTCGTCCGGTTCGCGGCGGAAGCCGTGGCCGCGCCGCGTCTGCACCACGCGCGCCAGCTCGGGACCGCTCAGCTCGTCGTGCTCGAACGACATCCGGTAGGCGTATTGGAAGGCCTCACCGGGCTTGGGCTGGGTCGCCGGCACCCAGAAGGCGACCACGTTATCGTTGGTCTCGTCCTTGGTTGGAATCATGATCAGTTCGACGCGACCCTTGCCCCAGTCCCCTTTGGGCGTGATCCAGGCGCTGGGCCGCAGGTCGTAGCGGGTCTCCAGATCCTGGTAATTGGTGAAGTCACGGTCTCGCTGCATCAGCCCGAAGCCCTTGAGCGTTTCGGTGCCGAACGAGGTGCTGACCAGACGCTTGGGGTTGGTCAGCGGGCGCCACACCCACTCGCCGGTGCCGTCGTCGACCAGCAGGCCGTCGGAATCGTGAACCTCGGGGCGGAAGTCCTCGAACGGCGAGGTCTGGTTCTCGCCGTAGTAGTACATGCTCGTCAACGGCGCAAGCCCGAGCTTGCCGACCTTGTCACGCATGAACAGGGTGACTTCGACGTCGACCTTGGTATTGACGCCGGGTTGCAGCACGAAGCGATAGGCGCCGGCGGCGCGCGGCGAATCGAGCAGCGCGTAGATTTCCAGCGAGGTCGAGCTCGGCGCTGGCCACACCACCCAGAACTCGGTGAAGGCCGGAAATTCCTCACCCGAAATTAGCCCGGTGTCGATCGCCAGTCCACGGCCCGATAGCCCGTAGCGCTGATGCTTGCCCAGTGCGCGGAAGTAGCTCGCGCCGCGAAACACCATGACCTCGTCCTTGAAGTCCGGCTTGTTGATCGGATAGTGCACGCGGAAGCCGGAATAGCCGACATCGCCGAAGCTGCTGGGATCGAACTTGTTCTTGCCGAAGTCGAACGAGTCCGGATTGTAGGACAGACGGCGCACGCCATCGGCGCTGATCAGATTGACCGTGACCGACTGCTGATACTGGCGGCCCGGATGGAAGAACTGCAGTTCGAACGGGAGCTTGGCGCCGCGCCACAGTGCCTTTTCGGGCTTGAAGCGGATGTCGCGGTAGGCGTCATAGTCGATTTCGCGCAAGGGGCCGGGCAGATTGTTCTGCGGCGCCTCGTAGGCCTGGGTGGACAGCTTCCGGGCGCGCGCCACCACATCCTCGAAACCGAAGGCCGATGCGATGCCGGGCAGGCACAGCGCCATCGCGAGGAGCGCTCGAAGAAAATGCGTTGAACTCATATCCTCAAAATCCGTTCTTCGGCAGCGCCCGCAGAGACTCGGCGACGGCTGACTGCGGGCTGGGTAGCCTGCCGGTTACAGCCACCATCAACGGCCGGGAATTCCCGGCACGCCAACCCGAACACGGTAGACCTGATACGGCGCGGCTCGATCGATCTGTACAGGCAAGCGCCCCAACACCTGCTGGAGCGAGCTGCAGGTAATGTAGAGGGCACCATCCGGACCGAAACTTAACCCATCCGGCCAGCGCAGCAGCGGGCTCTGGATCAGCGTTCCGAGGGTGCGATCCTGCCACAGCACGGCGATCGCGGAATGCTCGATGTCGGTCAGATAGACGTTGCCGCGCTGATCCACACTGATGCCGTCGGTCATGGTCTTGGGCGCGAAGATTTCCACGCGATTGGCGAGCTGGCTGGCGCTCAGCGACTCGTTCATCAGATCGGCGGTCTTCACCCGATACAGATGCAGGCTGCTCACGGGCGCGAAGTACAGCCACAGGCCGCTCGCATCGAGCCCGACCGCATCCACGCCAGGGCGTACGCTGAACAGGTAGAACAGTTCCATACGCCGGCCCTGCACGCGCGGCGTGTAGTACTCGGCGGTGACGGAGGGATGTTCGTCGAGCACGCGACGCGCGCTGTGGTTGGCCACGTCGTAGACGATCAGCGCGGGATTCTGGGCCAACAGGCTGGCGTCGGAGATGAAGATCGTATTGCCGTCCGGCATCACTTGCAGATCGTTGAGGTGCGAGCCGTAGCCGGCGATCTCGCGCGGGAAGCTGAAATTTTCGAGGAGTTCGCCGCTGTCGATGTCGAAGGCCAGCAGGCGTGCCGGGTGCAGGCCGTGGTTGCCGTTGTCGAGGACCCACAAGCGGTTCTGCGCGTCGACGCGAACGCCGAGCACCGTATCGAAGCTGTCCGGTTCACCTTCGCCGGTCTGGAACGCGAGGTTGGGGAAGGGTTTCATCTGCCCGTCCACCAGCTCCACGACCTTCCATGCGGGGCGGGCTTCCGGGTGCAGCGACACGAAAATCCGTCCGCTCGCGGACACGCTGATATTGCCGGGTGGGGTCGGCAGATCGGCTACGCGCTCCAGCGCGGACGCCGGCATCTGCGGCGGCGTGTCGCGAGCCGGAAAATCGTTGCCGCCGCCGTAGCGCCACTTCACGGCGGCGCCCAGCAGCAGGATCAGGATGACGATGAACGTCAGCAGCCGGCTCAGGAACCGGCCGAGCAGTGACCGCCCGCTCATGGGATGACGTCTGCCGCGGTGTCGGCGGTGATCGGCAGCGTCACCTCGAACAATGGCCTGATGCGGTTGACGATCCAGCAATACAGGTCGGCGGTCTGTTCCGCGTCATAGATCGCCGAATGCGCCTCCGAATCGCTGTACGGAAAACCGGCGGCCTCAAGCGCGCGTCTCAGCACCGTCTGCCCCAGCGCGGCGCCGCCCAGCGTTGCCGTATCGAACACCGAAAACGGGTGGAACGGATTGCGTTTGTAAGCGTTGCGGGCACAGGCAGCATTGACGAAACCGAGATCGAAGTGTGCATTGTGGCCGACTAGGATTGCACGTTTGCAG
Proteins encoded in this window:
- the mdoH gene encoding glucans biosynthesis glucosyltransferase MdoH, with product MSTPPGAESIEPQSASRPSVSAASRAAFDAYLGRLPLDESQRRSLREVAEQQGQAAAFEEAHRRLAGSEGPESSIALRIRGEHPRAPLVRDLQGRFRLITTPPLSRASMRPEALSRNLLVRIGRGLRSRFFGKRRRLAAGETDARKPETKLPAWAVTGTIRRLLLLGLVIGQTIYGTYFMTAVLPYHGQDALELTILILYAILFAWVSAGFWTALMGFWALLSGRDKYAISATAEPDAAVADNVRTAILMPICNEDVHRVFAGLRATFESTRRTGQLPRFDFYVLSDSSEADVRVAEVEAWMKLCEEVDGFGHIFYRRRQHRIKRKSGNVADWCRRWGSGYKYMVILDADSVMSGDCLYRLAQLMEANPTAGIIQTAPMASGRDTLYARIQQFATRCYGPLFTAGLHFWQLGESHYWGHNAMIRVAPFIRHCALSKLPGSGPLAGEIMSHDFVEAALMRRAGWGVWIAYDLPGSHEEMPPALLDELQRDQRWCQGNLQNFRLFLAQGLHPAHRAVFMTGVMAYLSAPLWFIFLVLSTTSLARHELVEPEYFSQPYQLFPTWPEWHPEWALQLFGATMTLLFLPKILAALLLILRGRSKPFGGAFKLIDSLLFEMLFSAILAPIRMLFHARYVSGALLGFGTKWKSPPRDDAATPWSEALRRHGSGTVLGLVWAAFVYWLNPTFLWWLAPIAGSLIIAIPMSVFSSRVTLGRWCRQRKLFLIPEETAPPEELRALATFLKEPDPYEAGFLRAVAEPVANAIACASGRPRTQIPMPVEAQRRERLEQDLKLLPSSLSDTERNFLLGAPDLLSSLHQRIWSDPAIRSEWRRGVIEGS
- a CDS encoding glucan biosynthesis protein G, whose product is MSSTHFLRALLAMALCLPGIASAFGFEDVVARARKLSTQAYEAPQNNLPGPLREIDYDAYRDIRFKPEKALWRGAKLPFELQFFHPGRQYQQSVTVNLISADGVRRLSYNPDSFDFGKNKFDPSSFGDVGYSGFRVHYPINKPDFKDEVMVFRGASYFRALGKHQRYGLSGRGLAIDTGLISGEEFPAFTEFWVVWPAPSSTSLEIYALLDSPRAAGAYRFVLQPGVNTKVDVEVTLFMRDKVGKLGLAPLTSMYYYGENQTSPFEDFRPEVHDSDGLLVDDGTGEWVWRPLTNPKRLVSTSFGTETLKGFGLMQRDRDFTNYQDLETRYDLRPSAWITPKGDWGKGRVELIMIPTKDETNDNVVAFWVPATQPKPGEAFQYAYRMSFEHDELSGPELARVVQTRRGHGFRREPDDSLRMVVDFVGGPLANLAQAAKIDAPVWINDNGELMEKQLQPNPATGGWRLNLRYRVKDSGKPVEMRAALRDGDKPLSETWSYLLPAQ
- the rnt gene encoding ribonuclease T, which codes for MEPPRIHVPMSRRFRGFLPVVVDVETGGFNAQTDALLEIAVVILGIDEDGQLFRQETHAAQVQPFPGANIEKASLDVNGIIVDHPLRMAIDERAALDKVCRPIRRAVSEAGCKRAILVGHNAHFDLGFVNAACARNAYKRNPFHPFSVFDTATLGGAALGQTVLRRALEAAGFPYSDSEAHSAIYDAEQTADLYCWIVNRIRPLFEVTLPITADTAADVIP